Proteins co-encoded in one Candida albicans SC5314 chromosome 3, complete sequence genomic window:
- the ZCF35 gene encoding Zcf35p (Zn(II)2Cys6 transcription factor; Hap43-induced; Spider biofilm induced) — MNNTTSSAQEKTVKKRNRATLVCLSCRKKKVKCDKGKPCSNCNKSQPDKCIYDERISESKKRKKPSMTKPEPNGTNNSDATSSIPNVTSQDKEQQQQQQLAKERDVCVLIQKSELQELQAKLKQYESLENHTTTSNHQQFDIPAESSNSSHHHHFHGIKNKNDNIVFNNSSETRSSLVFTKHDETRPGFIPLVNVTSEKPHFPEKRITTTKALELSKLPTEETNLIGINPYDHPDDVIDFHKQLPNTFGKNENSTMSPLSWSYAIRSSSIVRTLRYFASLQYQKDVEKQVTSEITHNKLKKLIVPGDEKIKSALNLDSSYESRFQEKIKQASDDGLNKHHSKTPPEVNMTTLALGLSLLNGNKDRELSLIEQIKSAMPTKKVIWLLIKRYFQLIYPIIPYVVEDNFREDVERIVGKESYEDVKPDVKIENRMNFATISVLFVICRLSFLSLFHNRGFYNEQILTKKNLTKDEAERKFLILNSIKIHNIEVAQACYQHLQRLGKITLPLLQCAIYLRAYRTLAPEEGDGIDGGDSLVQHSSLVSMSYLLGLNRDPDKISYVSDAKVKHLYRKIWYYCLMQEYTLAHTYGTPLYIRPESYDTKRPYFSLEGAGCRDLEVEKSSLTVFAFISALVKGPIKDLVVLCNNVGQLVKVSEITTELNCIELAITELLGKVSDYVHNLEEESTSYHTNKIMKIGILFRINSLLMTMYCNMFTYYERKNVKLSLFYFKKFFKLSVHETLPYVFSLITRSKELFGEGSDLYINPAILLFLVRTMDVCFSSMVRSNFSLYKMSHKPNHQSRLSSDPSYKEYFDSCNRFMTVMEKVSRLCLAACSIFSSRYYFAWGVVKMRGYFLKLITTPKFYKVEIEGDYVPIATEAKQINELSELIESGLMHLESQVTKYCDDIDFTTFLKKIASNKKLSKSKQRKQQKKVNPQPQQNIPPHTPPVYQTHEHPHSNKLSPSGVSTTEDSHTPNSMDSNNNSGVYSTEFEDLKFVNSAEIDSIWLQMMNSKSHNQNDGFNYNPTNSSNAPYHPNYNNGGDNNRAFYPNPNTINDAFGYPLPNQFFEQNFTNFANFNPNADNNEAAMFFDMFDNVPLDKFFNQ; from the coding sequence TGACAAAACCAGAACCAAATGGTACAAATAATAGCGACGCCACTTCTTCTATTCCTAATGTGACATCTCAAGACAAGgaacaacagcagcaacaacaactagCAAAAGAACGAGATGTTTGTGTATTGATTCAGAAATCGGAATTACAAGAGCTACAAGcaaaactaaaacaatATGAAAGTTTAGAAAATCATACTACTACAAGTAATCACCAACAGTTTGACATACCAGCTGAATCATCAAATAGTAgccatcaccaccacttCCACGGTATcaagaataaaaatgataatattgtattcaacaattcttcAGAAACTAGAAGTAGTTTAGTTTTCACCAAACATGACGAGACTAGACCAGGTTTCATACCATTAGTAAATGTCACTTCAGAAAAACCCCATTTCCCTGAGAAACGTATTACTACAACTAAGGCACTTGAATTATCCAAACTTCCTACAGAAGAAACCAACCTAATAGGGATAAACCCTTATGATCATCCAGATGACGTGATAGACTTCCATAAACAACTCCCCAATACGTTTggtaaaaatgaaaatagtACAATGTCTCCCTTATCTTGGTCGTATGCAATTAGAAGCAGTTCGATAGTGAGAACTTTAAGATATTTTGCTTCTTTACAATATCAAAAGGATGTAGAAAAACAAGTTACCTCCGAAATAACCCataacaaattgaaaaaattaattgttcCTGGCgatgaaaaaatcaaatcgGCGTTGAATTTGGATAGTAGTTATGAATCAAGgtttcaagaaaaaatcaaacaagcACTGGATGATGGTTTAAATAAACATCATCTGAAAACACCACCCGAAGTTAATATGACAACACTTGCATTAGGATTAAGTTTATTGAATGGGAATAAAGATCGTGAATTGAGtttaattgaacaaataaaatcagCAATgccaacaaaaaaagttaTTTGGTTATTAATAAAACGTTATTTCCAATTAATATATCCCATAATTCCTTATGTGGTCGAAGATAATTTCCGTGAAGATGTGGAAAGAATTGTTGGTAAAGAATCATATGAAGATGTTAAACCCGAtgttaaaattgaaaatcgAATGAATTTTGCTACTATTAGTgttttatttgttatttgtCGTCTACtgtttttatcattatttcaTAATAGGGGGTTTTATAATGAACAAATATtaacgaaaaaaaatttaactaAAGATGAAGCTGAAAggaaatttttgattttaaataGTATAAAAATCCATAATATCGAAGTGGCACAAGCTTGTTATCAACATTTACAAAGATTAGGTAAAATCACTTTACCACTTTTGCAATGTGCTATTTATTTAAGAGCTTATCGTACTTTGGCACCCGAAGAAGGTGATGGCATTGATGGAGGTGATTCTTTAGTACAGCATAGTAGTCTTGTGTCTATGAGTTATCTTTTGGGATTGAATAGAGATCCAGATAAAATCTCATATGTGAGTGATGCTAAAGTGAAACATTTGTATCGTAAAATttggtattattgtttgatgCAAGAATACACTTTAGCCCACACTTATGGAACTCCATTATATATAAGACCCGAGTCATATGACACCAAAAGACCATATTTTAGTTTAGAAGGTGCTGGTTGTCGAGATTTAgaagttgaaaaatcatCACTCACGGTATTTGCATTCATTTCAGCTTTGGTTAAAGGACCAATTAAAGACTTGGTCGTTCTTTGTAATAATGTGGGACAATTAGTTAAAGTTTCCGAAATTACCACTGAACTCAATTGTATTGAATTAGCCATAACTGAATTATTAGGGAAAGTAAGTGATTATGTTCACAATTTGGAAGAAGAATCTACTAGTTATCatacaaataaaataatgaaaattggTATTTTGTTCAGAATCAATAGTTTACTCATGACCATGTATTGTAATATGTTTACATATTATGAAAGGAAAAATGTGAAATTGAgtcttttttattttaagaaattttttaaactttCAGTTCATGAAACATTACCATACGTGTTTTCCTTAATCACTAGAAgtaaagaattatttggtGAAGGTTCAGACTTGTATATCAACCCAGCAATACTACTATTTTTAGTTCGAACTATGGATGTTTGTTTTAGTTCGATGGTGAGAagtaatttttcattatacAAAATGTCCCATAAACCCAATCATCAACTGAGATTGAGTTCTGATCCTTCGTACAAGGAGTATTTTGATTCATGCAATAGGTTTATGACAGTCATGGAAAAAGTTAGTCGTCTTTGTTTAGCAgcttgttcaatttttagTAGCAGATACTATTTTGCCTGGGGGGTGGTCAAAATGAGAggatattttttgaaattgattactACACCGAAATTTTATAAAGTTGAGATCGAAGGAGATTATGTCCCCATTGCTACAGAGGctaaacaaatcaatgaattaTCAGAATTGATTGAACTGGGATTAATGCATTTAGAATCACAAGTAACTAAATATTGTGATGACATTGATTTCACAACATTCCTCAAGAAAATTGCCTCAAATAAGAAACTTTCCAAACTGAAGCAAAGAaaacaacagaaaaaagTAAACCCTCAACCACAACAGAATATCCCACCTCATACTCCACCAGTTTATCAAACTCACGAACATCCtcattcaaataaattgagTCCCTCTGGTGTCAGTACCACAGAAGATTCTCATACTCCCAACAGCATGGATTCTAATAACAATAGTGGAGTATATTCAACagaatttgaagatttgaaatttgtcAATAGTGCAGAAATTGATTCGATTTGGTTACAAATGATGAATCTGAAAAGTCACAATCAAAATGATGGGTTCAATTATAATCCTACCAATAGTAGTAATGCACCTTATCATCCAAACTATAATAATGGTGGAGATAATAACAGAGCGTTTTACCCCAATCCAAACACAATCAATGATGCGTTTGGATATCCTTTGcctaatcaattttttgaacaaaattTCACCAATTTTGCAAATTTTAATCCAAACGCTGACAATAATGAGGCGGCGATGTTCTTTGACATGTTTGATAATGTGCCTCTAGacaaattctttaatcaataa
- the CTA4 gene encoding oleate-activated transcription factor (Zn(II)2Cys6 transcription factor; induced by nitric oxide; induced by Mnl1 under weak acid stress; repressed upon adherence to polystyrene; Hap43-repressed; Spider biofilm induced), translating to MTSEHKVSRNKPSLSCTNCRKRKTKCDRKQPCSACVKKINLSYTCAYDTPPKQFAINSDTPPTEYPARKRHKPETIDDAENPVQQELARLRKRIIELETSLQHAHTPKTPPENKNYPRNKPILSPTSSTCPNPIVNDEEIINFYEGYTPIQVKRNIRRVNYGPLSWIALMRKDPALNLAWKVLCSKDSYCIITNRWPRLTSENNALINISHNPEDEKNSNYMDKIFQKRVLEFEGYDEFVPYRSLYGRKESDTTNTEQPTTSDKSTSKPSSTTTTNPGPRLNFTQISLAKSIFDGRINPELHLIEKIKQIVPKRKVFWTLMDRFFTDIYPYFPFVDEESFKKELSRIFGTRTYTDLPFESIRIEKKLDLANIAICFILLRLTYLSFFNNRNCVNEFIMNSEEETVAKYIMQNPINLSTIEVANSCIQCFQFTRKSNITVFQAMLYMRIYRNCAPEESDGIDGGDSQVATALLVQMAYSLGLNREPDKFDVCNDEKVNHLGRKMWSFLMRSDLTQCYTLGNPTSIDPRNYDVRPPFVNDNNSNIEDREMEIAIVETFVYLNSELDLMRKMLDHVLDINNGAKINDLTRDVHDFEVILHDFFNVLGNVNAGKVKTDRESVIQYYHVIKLKIFLSMKTALVSLYFHIYLHYEKRFDSELSFFYLSKMYLIIRDDLIPAIGHTLIGKYSSKALVLNPNMQLALHKINQINLSCLIRVSYLVHMFEQKPNHEESMANDIVYSEHFNKLKSLMTNVRRTGDFVRVIMERIGSRYYYSWRIAKAHVGLFKMLSQPENYDKQLSGIRKLKSFQFTPKQLDELDNSIRILGKCAEKLVFYEDSVGMSPDFEMPFKPSEGDGNEKDQNQNDSKTTTTTTTTTTSDSTGISITPENNASAIVTPYSSLASPRLHLDNISNDYVDQMWFSMMAMKYDTLEPMGNNPDCQNCNSDDPNACPVSYNTRDNGVLGGTGGQLLTQQKQMTAQEQLAQQEITRQMQFGNENGYNNGFFLNSGFDLMDDGYFYG from the coding sequence ATGACATCTGAACATAAAGTATCAAGAAACAAACCTTCCTTGTCTTGTACAAACTGTCGGAAACGTAAGACCAAATGTGATAGAAAACAACCATGCTCCGCTTGTGtaaagaaaattaatttatcttACACTTGTGCTTATGACACTCCACCAAAACAATTTGCAATTAATTCTGATACTCCCCCAACGGAATATCCAGCACGCAAGCGTCACAAACCTGAAACCATTGATGATGCTGAGAACCCAGTTCAACAAGAATTGGCTAGATTGCGGAAACGGATTATTGAGTTGGAAACTTCATTACAGCATGCCCACACACCAAAAACACCTCcggaaaacaaaaactatCCGAGAAACAAACCCATATTATCACCAACAAGCTCTACTTGTCCTAATCCTATTGTGAATGACGAAGAGATTATCAACTTTTACGAAGGCTATACCCCAATTCAAGTTAAACGTAATATTAGAAGAGTCAATTATGGGCCATTGTCATGGATTGCCTTGATGAGAAAAGATCCAGCATTAAACTTGGCTTGGAAAGTGTTATGTAGCAAGGATTCCTATTGTATAATTACCAATCGATGGCCCCGTTTGACTTCAGAAAACAATGCCTTAATCAATATTTCCCACAACCCCGAGGATGAGAAGAATTCCAACTACATGGACAAAATATTTCAGAAAAGAGTGTTAGAATTTGAAGGTTATGACGAGTTTGTTCCTTATAGATCTCTTTATGGTCGAAAGGAGTCAGATACCACCAACACAGAACAACCTACAACATCCGACAAATCCACATCAAAACCTtcctcaacaacaactactaaTCCTGGACCACGGTTAAATTTCACTCAAATCAGTCTTGCTAAATCTATATTTGATGGTCGTATAAACCCCGAGCTACATTTGATTGagaaaattaaacaaatcgtacctaaaagaaaagtttttTGGACATTAATGGATCGATTTTTCACAGATATATACCCTTATTTCCCATTTGTGGATGAAGAATCATTCAAAAAAGAGCTTCTGAGAATATTTGGTACGAGAACTTACACTGATTTACCCTTTGAAAGTATTAGGATCGAGAAAAAGTTAGATTTGGCCAATATagcaatttgttttattttgctACGGTTAACATATTtgtcatttttcaataaccGTAATTGTgtcaatgaatttattatgaattctgaagaagaaactgTGGCAAAATACATTATGCAAAATCCTATCAATTTATCTACTATAGAAGTGGCAAATTCATGTATTCAATGTTTCCAATTCACAAGAAAATCCAATATAACTGTTTTCCAAGCAATGTTGTATATGAGAATCTATCGAAATTGTGCACCTGAAGAAAGCGATGGAATTGATGGTGGTGACTCTCAGGTTGCTACTGCACTACTAGTGCAAATGGCGTATTCATTAGGACTTAATCGTGAACCAGATAAATTTGATGTCTGCAACGATGAAAAAGTTAACCATTTAGGACGGAAAATGTGGAGTTTTTTAATGAGATCAGATTTAACTCAATGCTACACTTTGGGTAATCCAACAAGTATAGATCCGAGAAATTATGATGTTAGACCTCCATTTGTAAATGACAATAACTCAAATATTGAAGATAGAGAAATGGAAATTGCTATTGTTGAAACATTTGTCTATTTGAATTCAGAGTTGGATCTAATGCGTAAAATGCTAGATCACGTGCTAGATATCAATAATGGTGccaaaattaatgatttgactAGAGATGTACATGACTTTGAAGTGATTTTGCatgatttcttcaatgtTTTAGGAAACGTTAATGCCGGTAAAGTGAAAACTGATAGAGAAAGCGTGATTCAATATTACCATGTTATtaaattgaagatttttTTGTCGATGAAAACAGCATTGGTTTCACTTTATTTCCACATTTATTTGCATTATGAGAAGAGATTTGATAGCGAATTGTCATTTTTCTATTTGTCAAAAATGTACCTAATAATAAGAGATGATTTGATACCTGCTATTGGTCACACATTGATAGGTAAATACAGTTCCAAGGCTTTAGTTTTGAATCCTAACATGCAATTGGCTTTacacaaaatcaatcaaattaactTGTCGTGTTTAATTCGTGTTAGTTATTTAGTGCACATGTTTGAGcaaaaaccaaatcatGAAGAACTGATGGCAAATGATATAGTGTATCTGGAACATTTCAATAAACTCAAGAGCTTGATGACAAATGTTAGACGTACTGGTGACTTTGTTAGGGTTATTATGGAACGAATTGGATCTAGATATTACTATTCATGGCGTATAGCGAAAGCTCACGTTGGATTATTCAAAATGTTATCACAACCTGAAAATTACGATAAGCAATTGTCTGGGATAAGGAAATTAAAGTCTTTCCAATTCACTCCAAAGCAATTGGATGAACTAGACAATCTGATCCGTATTTTAGGGAAATGTGCTGAGAAGTTAGTCTTTTATGAAGATAGTGTTGGTATGCTGCCCGATTTTGAAATGCCATTCAAACCCTCTGAAGGTGatggaaatgaaaaagatcaaaatcaaaatgacagcaaaaccaccaccactactactactactactacttccGATTCAACAGGTATATCAATAACACCCGAGAATAATGCATCGGCAATAGTGACACCTTATTCATCACTTGCATCCCCTCGACTCCACTTGGACAATATTAGCAATGATTACGTTGATCAAATGTGGTTTCTGATGATGGCAATGAAATATGATACTCTAGAGCCAATGGGAAATAATCCCGATTGCCAAAACTGTAATAGTGACGATCCCAATGCTTGTCCTGTCTCGTATAATACTCGTGACAATGGAGTCTTAGGTGGTACTGGTGGTCAACTACTTacacaacaaaaacaaatgacGGCACAGGAACAATTAGCGCAACAAGAGATAACACGTCAAATGCAATTTGGTAACGAGAATGGATACAACAATGGATTCTTTCTTAATTCTGGATTTGACCTTATGGATGATGGATATTTTTATGGATAG
- a CDS encoding uncharacterized protein (Putative U1A component of the U1 snRNP, involved in splicing; contains two RNA recognition motifs (RRMs); ortholog of S. cerevisiae MUD1) codes for MSSPRQTIYVNNLNEKVSINKLKNELQQTFNVCGKILQISALKTLKLKGQAFITFEDIPSATKALELNKKDLFSKPMNVTYAKSDADVISTDDNIAQRKKLRSKKRKLDKSGTKNDKQIKKLRDEWKELPPNHILLIQNLEKFDDLKIYFEKFAGFDNVRLVKVKNLAFIEFESEDLAKSCLDQTTEDDLKQFGHDVILSFAKK; via the coding sequence ATGTCCTCACCAAGACAAACCATTTACGTTAACAACCTTAATGAAAAAGTGTcgataaacaaattgaaaaatgagTTACAGCAAACATTCAATGTATGTGGGAAAATACTACAGATATCTGCTCTCAAAACATTGAAACTAAAGGGACAAGCATTTATCACATTTGAAGATATACCCAGTGCCACAAAGGCTCTAGAGCTTAACAAGaaagatttattttctaAGCCTATGAATGTTACATATGCCAAATCCGATGCTGATGTGATTTCGACCGACGACAATATAGCACAACGTAAAAAGTTACGTAgtaagaaaagaaaattggaTAAATCAGGTACTAAGAATGACAAGCagataaagaaattaagaGATGAATGGAAAGAATTACCTCCTAACcatatattattaattcaaaacttggaaaaatttgatgatttgaaaatttactTCGAAAAATTTGCTGGATTTGATAATGTGAGATTGGTcaaagtgaaaaatttggcttttattgaatttgaaagtGAAGACTTGGCCAAATCATGTTTGGATCAGACAACAGAAgatgatttgaaacaatttggGCATGATGTGATACTTTCATTTGCTAAAAAATAG
- the MRR1 gene encoding Mrr1p (Putative Zn(II)2Cys6 transcription factor; regulator of MDR1 transcription; gain-of-function mutations cause upregulation of MDR1 (a plasma membrane multidrug efflux pump) and multidrug resistance; Hap43-induced) has product MSIATTPIETPKSPKSTEPQVRKRKKVSTVCTNCRKRKIRCDRQHPCNNCIKSKKHNACVYDDGQVSPANFSTNGSSHGNTVPESRPYEESARIPIRFDAEAPRKKSKPNTPNNERKNSKKSPDNTVANNQQTASENEVTITLSELNMLKQRLQNIEANINAQSNPQSNPSYVPQTPAYPTQPNILPPPVSFNSWSPKQSNERVMFSPQQRLTTNYNVSHTRGQSPSIQLPPLSFKDTPRASIDSAPLYSEMSPPRSDLIASSLTSPESIQMSVSGDVVGVNPYLNETETINFYDGYTSICVRDFRRVNHGPFAWSSLMRKDKALSSLWNHILKKKEKKNVASQTFVFGQDVHEISQENTQLVASESNESETKFKKKTLETFGFNDVVPYDILKKKLQTQINKTTSPLGLTLYEEQVNMELQLVDRIHQQLPKKKVLWKLIDRFFSLLYPFMPFLDEIDFRESVTKIIGETEYKDEKIKELKVEKRLDLAVIGVLLIILRMSYLSLFCNKESVNEMRLKTTDPSPEAQDMKYLLQNPIGISLIDSAQNCLQYFDIFRKTSMPVLQCAYFLQLYHIFAPEDGDDGDGADTYALNSMVVRMAYSMGLNREPDNFKDVLNDKRQNHLGRKIWHFLVIGDVHNSYAFGTPKLIGDDFYDTKVPFIEEGNENLIDKSLDQYVTKSVFPGYFSIYNSVDQILKLILSVSRRSKVSEICKILNQFEIGIAEQYGTLSDCLKPKENLIHIFARNMPVKMYISLKSFLVSVYFHLFLYYEHKNDSLSFFYLRKILKTGAGDIMPHYFELLGNSEVVCDMVINPKLIQIIHKANQINIALIIRVNMSIYRMKNSQHHAENCKKDDFYYSYYKELCKFSSCLTRCAEVGIAAVSKLSTRYYYAWKITKGHNFLLKTITSMEFYEKESTNAQEITLPKYKLEQIADLENICEVALNKLGKTSVMGDEFCSNVNYKKYKGDQTYSTSSESSSTPNKDSPLDSRKYTNDFGLDLVNNQEIDKIWLQMLSLKSEEAQQQRQQESQPFTSSQSQSQSPLTSANQGYMPRPESRRGSYYGNTPFALENLNFDGFGGQSKSSNNGEADLSSFDFFVDLPFDQLFTN; this is encoded by the coding sequence atgtCAATTGCCACCACCCCTATAGAAACACCTAAAAGTCCTAAAAGTACAGAACCCCAAGTTcggaaaagaaaaaaagtcAGTACAGTATGCACAAATTGtcgaaaaagaaagataagATGTGATCGTCAACATCCTTGTAATAATTGTatcaaaagcaaaaaacaCAATGCCTGTGTTTACGATGATGGACAAGTTAGTCCTGCAAATTTCCTGACCAATGGATCATCACACGGAAACACTGTCCCAGAATCACGTCCATATGAAGAAAGTGCAAGAATCCCAATTCGGTTTGATGCCGAAGCTCCTCGAAAGAAACTGAAGCCGAATACACCAAATAATGAACGtaaaaattcaaagaaaTCACCAGACAATACTGTTGccaataatcaacaaacaGCTTCTGAAAATGAAGTCACTATTACGTTGAGTGAATTGAATATGTTGAAACAAAGACTACAAAATATAGAAGCTAATATCAATGCTCAATCCAACCCTCAATCCAACCCTCTGTATGTTCCACAAACTCCGGCTTATCCTACTCAACCAAACATTTTACCTCCACCAGTCCTGTTCAATTCCTGGAGTCCTAAGCAAAGTAATGAAAGGGTCATGTTTAGTCCTCAACAGAGATTGACTACCAATTACAATGTGTCCCACACACGAGGGCAATCTCCTTCAATTCAACTACCTCCACTTTCTTTTAAAGACACACCCAGGGCTAGTATAGACTCAGCTCCCTTATATAGTGAAATGTCACCGCCACGAAGTGACTTGATTGCTTCAAGTTTGACTTCCCCGGAATCGATCCAAATGTCTGTTTCTGGAGATGTCGTCGGGGTTAACCCATATTTGAACGAGACAGAGACTATCAATTTTTATGATGGATACACATCTATCTGTGTCAGAGACTTTAGAAGAGTGAATCATGGACCGTTTGCATGGTCTTCATTAATGAGAAAAGATAAAGCCTTGAGTTCATTATGGAATCATATACttaagaaaaaggaaaaaaagaatgtaGCTTCACAAACGTTTGTTTTCGGTCAAGATGTTCATGAAATATCACAAGAAAATACTCAATTAGTAGCTAGCGAATCAAATGAATCCgaaacaaaatttaaaaagaaGACTTTGGAAACTTTTGGTTTCAATGATGTTGTTCCCTATGAcatattgaaaaagaaacttcAAACTCAAATTAACAAAACAACACTGCCTTTAGGGTTGACTTTATATGAGGAACAAGTCAACATGGAGTTGCAATTGGTCGATAgaattcatcaacaattaccgaaaaagaaagttttatggaaattgattgatagGTTTTTCAGTTTACTTTATCCATTTATGCCATTTTtagatgaaattgatttcagaGAAAGTGTTACAAAAATCATTGGTGAAACGGAATACAAggatgaaaaaataaaggaGTTAAAAGTAGAAAAACGATTAGATTTGGCCGTGATTGGTGTTTTACTTATTATACTTCGAATGAGTTATTTATCCTTGTTTTGCAATAAAGAAAGTGTAAATGAAATGAGATTGAAAACCACTGATCCATCCCCTGAAGCACAAGACATGAAATATTTACTTCAAAACCCAATAGGTATATCATTAATAGATTCAGCTCAAAATTGTCTACagtattttgatattttcagAAAAACTTCCATGCCTGTTTTGCAATGTGcttattttcttcaactttaTCACATATTTGCACCTGAAGATGGAGACGATGGAGACGGTGCAGACACTTATGCACTCAACTCTATGGTTGTCAGAATGGCTTATTCTATGGGTCTAAATAGAGAACCAGATAATTTTAAGGATGTTTTAAATGACAAAAGACAAAACCATTTAGGGAGAAAGATATGGCATTTTTTGGTTATTGGAGATGTACATAATTCTTACGCTTTCGGAACTCCAAAATTAATTGGTGATGATTTTTATGACACAAAAGTTCCATTTATAGAAGAAGGCAATGAAAACTTGATTGATAAGAGTTTGGATCAATATGTAACCAAACTGGTGTTTCCTGGGTATTTTCTGATTTACAACTCGGTAgatcaaatattgaaattgattcttAGCGTATCGAGACGACTGAAAGTTTCAGAGATTTGTAAAATATTGAACCAATTTGAGATTGGTATAGCTGAACAATATGGAACTTTGAGTGATTGTTTAAAGCCAAAAGAGAATTTAATCCATATTTTTGCTCGTAATATGCCAGTGAAAATGtatatttcattgaaaTCATTCTTGGTGTCAGTATActttcatttgtttttgtattATGAACACAAAAATGATTCATTGTCATTCTTTTATTTGAGAAAAATCCTCAAAACTGGAGCCGGCGATATAATGCCACATTATTTCGAATTATTGGGCAATAGTGAAGTTGTATGTGACATGGTGATCAATCCGaaattaattcaaattatccaCAAAGCTAATCAAATTAATATTGCTCTTATTATTCGAGTGAATATGAGCATTTACAGAATGAAGAATCTGCAACACCATGCTGAAAATTGTAAAAAAGATGATTTTTACTATTCGTATTACAAGGAATTGTgcaaattttcttcttgtttgaCAAGATGTGCCGAAGTTGGAATTGCAGCTGTATCCAAATTAAGTACTAGATACTATTATGCGTGGAAGATTACCAAGGGTCACaactttttgttgaaaaccATTACCAGTATGGAGTTTTATGAAAAAGAGTCAACGAATGCTCAAGAAATTACATTGCCAAAGTACAAGTTGGAACAAATTGCTGATTTGGAAAACATTTGTGAAGTGgcattgaataaattggGTAAAACGCTGGTTATGGGTGATGAGTTCTGCTCCAATGTTAATTACAAAAAGTATAAAGGTGACCAAACAtattcaacttcttctgAGTCCAGCTCTACACCTAATAAGGATTCTCCATTAGACTCAAGAAAGTATACCAATGATTTTGGCTTGGATTTAGTAAATAATCAAGAGATTGACAAAATTTGGTTGCAAATGTTATCTTTGAAAAGTGAAGAAGCCCAACAGCAAAGGCAACAGGAACTGCAGCCGTTTACAAGTTCGCAGTCACAATCTCAATCGCCTTTAACACTGGCCAATCAAGGTTACATGCCACGACCAGAACTGAGGAGAGGCAGTTACTATGGCAATACACCTTTTGCTCTTGAGAACTTGAATTTTGATGGATTTGGTGGACAAAGTAAAAGTTCTAACAATGGAGAAGCTGATCTTAgttcatttgatttctttgttgaTTTACCATTTGATCAACTTTTTaccaattaa